CAAAGGGAAGGGGCGGGCCGCATGGTCTGGCCCGCCCCCTGGTCCCTCCGGCTCACTTGATGAGGTTCTTGCTCTTGAGGTAGGCGGCGGCCACGTCGCTGGCCGTGCGGCCTTCGAGGGCCACCTGACCGTTCAGGCGCTGCATGGTGGGGGCGTCCAGAGTGGCGAAGACCTTGTTGAGCAGCCCGGCGATCTGCGGGTTGGCCTTCAGCACGCTCGTACGGATCGTGGGTGAGGGCTGATACACGGCCTGCGCGCCCTTGGGGTCGGTAAGGGCCACGAGGTTCAGGGCGCTCAGGGTGCCGTCGGTGCCGTACGCCATCGCGCCGTTCACGCCGTTGGTGCCGGCGGCGGCGGCCTGCTGGGTCTGGGGCGGGGTCGCGCCGGCCAGCACAAGCTTCTGCGCGGCCGTGAGCTTGAAGCCGTAGGCCTTCTCGAACGCTGGGAAGGTGTCGGGGCGGTTGAAGTATTCGGGGCTGCCCGCGATCTTGAACGCGCCGCCGCCCTTGACGTAGCGCGCGAGGTCGGCCACGCTCGTCAGCTTGTTGGCCTGCGCGAGCTTCTGGGGCACCGAGATGACCCAGGTGTTGTTCACGTTGGCGGGGTTGAGCCACGTGATGCCCTTGGGCGCGTCGAGGCGGCGGGCCAGCACCAGGATCTGCGTGCGGTTACCGGCCTGCGCCGGGGTGATCTTGGCCTCGGGGAACAGGTACACGACGTTGCCGGTGTACTCGGGGTACACGTCCACCTCGCCGGAGGAGATGGCCTTGCGCAGCACGCCGGTGTCGCCCAGGGCGGTCTTGTCGGTGACGTCCAGGCCGGCGTTCTTGAGGGTCAGCAGGATCATCTGCCCCAGCACCTGCGCCTCGGGGTCGAGCTTGCTGCCCACCACGATGGGCTTGGCGGCGGCGGTGCCGATCAGTGCGGCGGCGGTCAGGGACAGCAAAACGGAGGACAGTCGGTTCATGGGGTCTCCAGAAGAAAGGCAAGGTCGGGGGAGATGTCCGTACCAGAGCGGCGCGGAATTCAACGTTCTAGAGTAGGCGAGCCGCCGGCGAGAACGGTGTGCTGGCTGACAGGTCGCCCAGCCCTTTCTTCATGTTCGGTCCAGGACCGGTCCCTGGCCTCCTTTCCTAAATATTTCGTCAGACAGGGTCGTCATTAGGTAACGGTGCATTAACGCTGAATGATCACACTGGTCTTACATCGTTTACCTACCCTACCGGAGACGAGGAGACCACCTTGAATTCCCCTGACGACTGGACCTTCGAACACCTGCCGCTGCCTGCCCTGCTGTGGCCCTCGCGCTGGAGCGGCGTCGCTCCCCGGCCCAACGCCGCCTTCACGCGGACCTTTGGTCTCGACCTGCTGCTCGCGCGCCGGCCGGACCTGGGGCATCTGCCGGACGGCGCCCACGTGTTGCGGCTGGGCCGTCCCGGCGCCGCCTGGGACTGGGACGCGCGGGTGTGCCGGCTGCATCTGGGCACCCGGCCCGACGGGTCGCGGCTCGCCCTGGTGGTGGACCTTCAGGCCGAGTATCAGGACCCATTGACCGGTCTGGAGGACCGCCGCGCCCTGCTGCTCGACACGGGGGAGACGGCCCAGACGCAGCTCGGCAGCCTCGCCCTGCTCGACGTCGACGGATTCAAGGAGGTCAACGACACCCTCGGCCACAAGGCTGGCGACGACGCCCTGCGCGCGCTGGCCGAGCTGCTCGCGGCGGCGGCCCGGAGCTGGGGGGCGCGGGCCTACCGCCTGGGCGGCGACGAGTTCGTGGTCTGCGCGCCCGGCTATCTGGGGGCCAGAGAACTGGGCACGGTCCAGGCCCAGTTCGCCGAGCACCTCGCGGCCCAGTTGCCCGGTACCCGGCTGCGCGGCGCCGCTCCGCGCAGCTTTTCCTACGGTCTGGCCCAGGCCCCCCAGGACGGCGCCGCGCTGGCCGAGCTGCTGCGCTGCGCCGACGCCCGGCTGGCGGGCAGCAAGAAGCGCCGGCGCGGTACCCAGGCTGCCCAGGTCGCCCGGCTTCAGGAGCGCCCTGCGGCCGTGCTGGCACCGGACGGCCCGGCCCTCCTCTGGCCGGGGCTGTCGTGGCTGCCGCTGCGCAAGAACGCCTGAGCCTCCTGCCTCCGTCCCCGACCCCGGTCCCCTTCCTGCTGCGGAGGGGGACTTTTTGCTGGACGCAGCCGGACTGTCGGCCCAGTGGGGGCCCTCCGGTCTGCTAGATTCCAGGCACCCACAATTCCGTGTCTTGGCCCAGCCTGCGGCCAGGTCCGTCTTTTCCGGAGGTCTGCCCTATGAAGCGTCTGCTCTTGACTGCTGTTCTCGCCTGTACCGCCACCGCCCTCGCCGACGTCCGCGTGGGGGTGATCGTCTCGGGGACCGGCCCCGCCGCCAGCCTGGGCATCCCCGAGCGCAACACGGTTGCCCTGCTGCCCCAGACCATCGCGGGCCAGAAGGTCGTGTACACGATCCTGGACGACGCCTCCGACACCACCGCCGCCGTGACGGCCGCGCGCAAACTCGTCCAGGAAAACAAGGTGGACCTCATCATCGGCACGACGACCACCCCGGCGTCCCTGGCCATGATTGACGTGGCTGCCGAGAGCAAGACCCCCATGATCTCGCTGGCGGCCTCCGAGAGCATCATCAAGCCCGTGGACGCGCGGCGCTCCTGGGTGTTCAAGACGCCGCAGACCGACGCCCTGATGGCGGCGGCTATCGCGGCCCACATGGCGAGCACCGGCATCAAGACGGTCGGGTACATTGGCTTCAACGACGCCTACGGCGAAGGCTGGCTTGCCGAATTGCAGAAGGCGGCGGCGACGCGCGGCCTGAAGATAGTCGCCACCGAGCGCTACGCCCGCACCGATACGAGCGTGACCGGGCAGGTGCTCAAGGTGGTGGCCGCGCGCCCCGACGCCGTCCTCATCGGCGCCTCGGGCGTACCGGCCGTACTGCCGCAAAAAGCCCTGAAGGACCGCGGCTACGCCGGCAAGATCTACCAGACGCACGGCGTCGCCAATGCGGACTTCCTGCGGGTGGGCGGCAAGGACGTCGAGGGCGCGATTCTGCCCGCCGGGCCGGTGCTCGTCGCCGATCAGCTCCCGGCCACCAATCCCAACCGCAAGGTGGGGCTGAGCTACGTGAACCTGTACGAGGGCAAATACGGCCAGGGCAGCGTCTCGACCTTCGGCGCCCACCTGTGGGACGCGGGCCTGATCCTGCAAAAAGCCGTGCCCCAGGCCCTGAAAAAGGCCAAGCCTGGCACCCCCGAGTTCCGCTCGGCCCTGCGGGACGCCATCGAGGGCACGCGCAACGTGATCGGCGCGCACGGCATCTTCAACTACAGCTCGTCCGACCACCTGGGTCTGGACGCCCGCAGCCGCGTGATGGTGCAGGTCGTCAACGGCACCTGGAAGCTGCTGAAGTAGGCACTGGGGGCCGCGCCCCGGTACACGTTATCCCCGGCGAAGAGGGGGGAGGCCCGTTCCTCTCTCCCTCTTCCGGCTGTTTCTCATACAGGTGAGCCTTGGACATTTTCGACCCATCCATTTTTCCGATCCTGACTGCCGACGGCCTGACCAATGGCGCCGTGTACGCGCTGCTCTCGCTGGCGCTGGTGCTCGTGTTCGCCGTGACACGGGTGATTTTCGTGCCGCAGGGCGAGTTCGTGATGTTCGGCGCGCTGACTCTCGCGGCGCTGCAACAGGGCAAGGTGCCCGGCACGCTGAATTTCGTGCTGGCGCTGCTCCTGATCGCCACGGTGCTGAACGTGGTTCGCGCCCTGCGGGCCGGTGACCGCCG
Above is a genomic segment from Deinococcus sp. Leaf326 containing:
- a CDS encoding glycine betaine ABC transporter substrate-binding protein, translating into MNRLSSVLLSLTAAALIGTAAAKPIVVGSKLDPEAQVLGQMILLTLKNAGLDVTDKTALGDTGVLRKAISSGEVDVYPEYTGNVVYLFPEAKITPAQAGNRTQILVLARRLDAPKGITWLNPANVNNTWVISVPQKLAQANKLTSVADLARYVKGGGAFKIAGSPEYFNRPDTFPAFEKAYGFKLTAAQKLVLAGATPPQTQQAAAAGTNGVNGAMAYGTDGTLSALNLVALTDPKGAQAVYQPSPTIRTSVLKANPQIAGLLNKVFATLDAPTMQRLNGQVALEGRTASDVAAAYLKSKNLIK
- a CDS encoding GGDEF domain-containing protein, with translation MNSPDDWTFEHLPLPALLWPSRWSGVAPRPNAAFTRTFGLDLLLARRPDLGHLPDGAHVLRLGRPGAAWDWDARVCRLHLGTRPDGSRLALVVDLQAEYQDPLTGLEDRRALLLDTGETAQTQLGSLALLDVDGFKEVNDTLGHKAGDDALRALAELLAAAARSWGARAYRLGGDEFVVCAPGYLGARELGTVQAQFAEHLAAQLPGTRLRGAAPRSFSYGLAQAPQDGAALAELLRCADARLAGSKKRRRGTQAAQVARLQERPAAVLAPDGPALLWPGLSWLPLRKNA
- a CDS encoding ABC transporter substrate-binding protein, giving the protein MKRLLLTAVLACTATALADVRVGVIVSGTGPAASLGIPERNTVALLPQTIAGQKVVYTILDDASDTTAAVTAARKLVQENKVDLIIGTTTTPASLAMIDVAAESKTPMISLAASESIIKPVDARRSWVFKTPQTDALMAAAIAAHMASTGIKTVGYIGFNDAYGEGWLAELQKAAATRGLKIVATERYARTDTSVTGQVLKVVAARPDAVLIGASGVPAVLPQKALKDRGYAGKIYQTHGVANADFLRVGGKDVEGAILPAGPVLVADQLPATNPNRKVGLSYVNLYEGKYGQGSVSTFGAHLWDAGLILQKAVPQALKKAKPGTPEFRSALRDAIEGTRNVIGAHGIFNYSSSDHLGLDARSRVMVQVVNGTWKLLK